From Rhizobium favelukesii, the proteins below share one genomic window:
- a CDS encoding DUF1328 domain-containing protein, with protein sequence MLYYALVFLVVALIAGVLGFGGIAGASASIAQVLFFLFLILFVVSLVVRLMRRA encoded by the coding sequence ATGCTTTACTATGCACTTGTATTTCTCGTTGTGGCGCTGATCGCCGGCGTTTTGGGCTTTGGCGGCATTGCAGGTGCTTCGGCGTCAATCGCTCAGGTTCTTTTCTTCCTGTTCCTGATCCTGTTCGTCGTCTCGCTGGTTGTGCGCCTCATGCGGCGCGCTTGA
- a CDS encoding GH36-type glycosyl hydrolase domain-containing protein: MSISATSPSPSRESETKQIDHNDSIRSTYLSIEDIKAIGASVAARGVDLLPAFAPFDFFARHKENEKEILRVYRTTATDVESGETITPAAEWLLDNHYIVEEAIQEIRRDFPRRFYRELPTIDISGVQIPRTLALAWLYVAHTHSTISQQSLTALVDGFQQSETLRIGELWALPSLVRYVLVENLRRISIRVERSRRLRRRANEAADELVRLTDPGRAAEYLRSLESLADDNTFATQFLYRMRDGSQASSVAITWLDERLEALGRDTEEATMAEHSRLSSGNVTMGNIIRSLREIDDTEWSVWVEQVSHVDKLLWDHSDYGDLDSGSRNKYRKQIEKLAKRSPLSEMEIAQLALDMTEEAKASGETQPNEPNVGGFLTGAQRPKLEARSNYRPTPTQHFVRAVRRFNWLSIAAPVILLTIIAMAVVGKFMASAGMGPLEIAILLIMFSLLASEGATGLFNTVLSFFVIPARLVGYEFKEGIPEEARTLLVVPCLISNRDSVDELVRNLEVHYLANPRGEIYFALLSDWPDSQAEETSADLEVLDYARREVANLSARYAFDGKTRFYLLHRRRLYNPSEGAWMGWERKRGKLHELNLLLRGDRDTTYLPGANIVPANVQYVMTLDADTRLMRDAVTKLAGKLYHPINRPVINPATGRVESGYGVLQPRVTPSLTTGKDASVFQRVFSINRGLDPYVFTVSDVYQDLAGEGTFTGKGLYHVDAFEASLKGRIEENSVLSHDLLEGSMARCALVTDLELVEDFPIRYEVETSRQHRWARGDWQLLPYMFNPKHGVTGLGRWKMFDNLRRSLTPIAWFFASVLGWYFMSPLGALVWQILLIFCLFVAPTLSLIHGIIPRTSDIVARAHLYTVWSDIRAANAQVALRIVFIADSACMMADAIGRSLYRLLFSHKLMLQWRTAASVQAGKQGTIRSYYKAMWHAPVLALLALGFAALSGDNAYLVGVPFALLWFLSPLVAYYVSQSAETEDRLEVADSVSSELRKIARRTWRYFETFTTAEQNYLPPDNVQETPHVIVATRTSPTNIGVYLLSVVSGRHFGWFSFEETIERLEQTIATIDRMEKFRGHLFNWYHTDTLETLGPRYVSAVDSGNLAGHLIAISSACRDWAEAPSAHMQGNLDGVGDTAGILAEVLSELPDDRKTVRPLRRRLEERIIGFQNALAAVKREHEFASIRIINLAVLARDIQKLAANLDHEVKSALSVEVTRWAESLVKICEAHISDSTFDLSNIDALRPRLTALRDKARDLAFSMDFGFLFRPERRLLSIGYRVESGELDQACYDLLASECRLTSLFGIAKGDLPTEHWYRLGRQVVPVGSRGALVSWSGSMFEYLMPPLVMQERGGGILNQTNNLVVVEQMNHARKLGIPWGISEAAFNARDHNLNYQYTNFGVPSLGLKRGLGHNAVIAPYASILASQYDPDAALENLQRLRKLGALGKFGFHDAVDFTPTRVPEGKTCAVVYNYYAHHHGMSIAAVANVAFNGHLRELFHSDPVIEAAELLLQEKAPRDIPVMSGKHESDTPASIQDDLLRPELRKIYDPASRDRELVFLSNGHYSLMLTATGAGYSRWNGQSVSRWKADPTEDRWGSFIFLRDTATNEWWSATAEPKSVEGEQVRVLLADEKAEFTKTVGDLTSEVECIVATEHDAEGRRLTLVNSGTEDRFIEVTSYLEPVLATDDVDNAHPAFARMFVKTEIGKRGDVIRVERNKRDPNEPNMAVAHLIVDNSGSSRHTEFETDRRKFLGRGRTLSNAAVFDPGATLSGTDGFVLDPVLSLRRTVRVPPGKKVSVIFWTVAAPSRNEVDQAVDRYRHADAFNHELVQAWTRTQVQMRHVGVTSQQAVAFQHLGRHLVYPDMYLRADAAAVAAGMQSQSSLWPLAISGDFPIFTLRVNDDMDLDIVREALLAQEYLRSRGVTADLVIMNERASSYAQDMQHAVDQMAENVRRMGQADGLRQHIFTVRKDLMEESTYHALISASRVTFHAKNGKIIDQINRAVALFSPSKEEQQELERADRAKTPVKLVAAAPASSPSKVVIEEEGDLNFWNGIGGFAVDGREYVVRLPGGHATPHPWINVISNEKFGFHVSAEGAGFTWSVNSRDYQLTSWSNDAVINRPGEAIYVVDRESGAVLTPFASLSERQDIRFEARHGLGYSVFSSVQNEIALEVTQTVDREKPVKLQRIRLRNTGSRPRKLRLYGYVEWVLGNNAQKSAPFILSEHDEETGALLASNNYSIDYSGRVTFFVASEKPSSFTASRREFIGKTGTIQTPHALSSVANLSGTTELDGDPAAVLAIDIEIGPDEERDVCFFLGETETKAEARALISDIRKIAFEDVVQANRAFWQGFTGKLQVFTPDQSMNNLINTWLPYQSLGCRIMARTAFYQASGAFGFRDQLQDTLAFVIHEPSIARKQILNAASRQFREGDVQHWWLPGTGAGVRTMISDDVVWLAYAIHHYCSVTSDKSVLDEQLAFLEGPALLEGQHDSFYLPEVSDDTASVYEHAAIALDLAIARKGKNGLPLFLGGDWNDGMNRVGIGGQGTSVWLGWFLAGALRSFTAYARERGDTARVEQWTKHLAELKAALETAAWDGAYYRRGTFDDGSLLGSKESLECQIDSIAQSWSVLSGEGDPAHAAKAMNSVLDKLVDPEARIIRLFTPPFANSAKDPGYIKAYPPGVRENGGQYTHAATWVVMALAELGRGDDALRCFELLNPISHARDPVSAERYRVEPYIIAADVYGEGTLTGRGGWTWYTGSAGWLYRAVTEGILGIRVKDGCLYVRPALPSTWDGFSAEIEHAGAKYLISVSKSSHPKGYGVTINGREVTDPDEGYPVG, encoded by the coding sequence ATGTCAATTTCCGCCACGTCTCCGAGCCCGTCCCGCGAGTCCGAAACGAAGCAGATCGATCATAACGACTCGATCCGCTCAACGTATCTTTCCATCGAGGATATCAAGGCAATAGGCGCCTCCGTCGCCGCCCGCGGCGTCGACTTGCTGCCCGCTTTTGCGCCCTTCGATTTCTTCGCGCGGCATAAGGAAAACGAGAAGGAAATCCTGCGGGTCTACCGCACCACGGCAACGGACGTGGAATCGGGTGAAACGATCACTCCCGCAGCGGAATGGCTGCTCGACAACCACTACATTGTCGAGGAAGCGATCCAGGAAATCCGTCGGGACTTCCCGCGGCGCTTCTATCGGGAACTGCCGACGATCGACATCAGCGGTGTGCAGATTCCGCGCACGCTGGCGCTCGCGTGGCTTTATGTCGCCCACACCCACAGCACGATCTCGCAGCAAAGCCTGACGGCCCTCGTCGATGGCTTCCAGCAGAGCGAAACGCTGAGGATCGGTGAACTCTGGGCACTGCCGTCGCTTGTTCGCTATGTGCTCGTGGAAAACCTGCGTCGCATTTCGATCCGCGTCGAGCGCAGCCGTCGGTTGCGTCGACGCGCCAACGAGGCTGCAGACGAGCTTGTGCGGCTGACGGACCCGGGAAGGGCGGCCGAGTATCTTAGGTCGCTGGAGTCTCTTGCCGACGACAACACCTTTGCGACGCAGTTCCTCTATCGCATGCGCGACGGCTCGCAAGCGTCCAGCGTGGCGATCACATGGCTGGACGAGCGTCTTGAAGCCCTCGGCCGTGACACCGAAGAGGCGACGATGGCGGAACATAGCCGCCTGTCCTCCGGCAATGTCACGATGGGCAACATCATCCGCAGTCTTCGCGAGATCGACGACACCGAATGGTCGGTCTGGGTCGAGCAGGTGAGCCATGTTGACAAGCTGCTGTGGGACCATTCCGACTACGGTGATCTTGATTCCGGCTCGCGCAACAAATACCGCAAGCAGATCGAAAAGCTGGCCAAGCGCTCGCCACTGTCGGAAATGGAAATTGCCCAACTGGCGCTCGATATGACTGAGGAGGCGAAGGCCTCCGGCGAGACGCAGCCAAATGAACCAAACGTCGGTGGCTTTCTCACCGGTGCCCAACGGCCAAAACTCGAGGCGCGATCGAACTACCGCCCAACGCCGACGCAGCATTTTGTCCGCGCCGTTCGCCGATTCAATTGGCTGTCGATCGCCGCTCCGGTGATCCTGCTCACGATCATCGCGATGGCGGTCGTCGGCAAGTTCATGGCCAGTGCAGGCATGGGACCGCTGGAAATCGCGATCCTGCTGATCATGTTCTCGCTTCTGGCCTCCGAAGGCGCGACCGGTCTCTTCAACACCGTGCTGTCGTTCTTCGTCATACCGGCTCGACTGGTCGGCTACGAATTCAAGGAAGGCATTCCGGAGGAAGCACGCACGCTTCTGGTCGTTCCCTGCCTTATCTCCAACCGTGACAGCGTCGATGAGCTGGTCCGAAATCTCGAGGTCCACTACCTCGCCAACCCGCGCGGCGAAATCTACTTCGCGCTGCTCAGTGACTGGCCGGACAGCCAGGCCGAGGAAACGTCTGCCGATCTTGAGGTTCTGGACTACGCTCGCCGCGAAGTCGCAAACCTCTCGGCGCGCTATGCCTTTGATGGCAAGACGCGTTTCTATCTCTTGCATCGCCGCCGGCTCTACAATCCGTCCGAAGGTGCCTGGATGGGATGGGAACGCAAGCGCGGCAAGCTGCACGAATTGAACCTGCTGCTTCGCGGCGACCGTGATACGACCTACCTTCCGGGTGCAAATATCGTACCGGCAAACGTTCAGTACGTGATGACGCTCGATGCCGACACACGCCTTATGCGTGATGCGGTCACGAAGCTCGCAGGCAAGCTCTACCATCCGATCAACCGTCCGGTCATCAATCCGGCTACGGGTCGCGTCGAAAGCGGCTATGGCGTGCTGCAGCCGCGCGTTACCCCATCCCTGACAACAGGCAAGGACGCTTCGGTCTTCCAGCGCGTGTTCTCGATCAACCGCGGCCTCGACCCGTACGTCTTCACCGTCTCCGACGTCTATCAGGATCTGGCGGGTGAGGGCACTTTCACCGGCAAGGGCCTTTATCATGTCGATGCCTTCGAAGCGTCGCTGAAGGGGCGCATCGAGGAAAACTCGGTGCTCAGCCACGACCTGCTCGAGGGTTCGATGGCCCGTTGCGCGCTGGTCACCGATCTGGAGCTCGTCGAAGATTTCCCGATCCGTTACGAGGTCGAAACCTCGCGCCAGCATCGTTGGGCGCGTGGCGACTGGCAGCTGTTGCCGTACATGTTCAATCCGAAGCACGGCGTGACCGGGCTCGGCCGCTGGAAGATGTTCGACAATCTCCGCCGCTCGCTGACACCGATCGCCTGGTTCTTCGCCTCGGTGCTCGGCTGGTATTTCATGAGCCCACTCGGCGCACTCGTCTGGCAGATCCTCTTGATTTTCTGCCTCTTCGTCGCTCCCACGCTCTCGCTTATCCACGGCATCATTCCCCGCACCAGCGATATCGTCGCGAGGGCTCACCTTTACACCGTTTGGTCCGACATTCGCGCGGCCAATGCCCAAGTGGCCCTGCGGATCGTCTTCATCGCCGATTCCGCTTGCATGATGGCCGATGCCATCGGTCGCTCGCTCTATCGCCTGCTTTTCAGCCACAAGCTGATGCTGCAGTGGCGAACGGCAGCCAGTGTCCAGGCCGGCAAGCAGGGAACGATCCGGTCTTACTACAAGGCAATGTGGCACGCCCCGGTGCTGGCCCTTCTCGCGCTCGGCTTTGCCGCACTTTCCGGCGACAACGCCTATCTCGTCGGCGTTCCTTTCGCCCTTCTCTGGTTCCTGTCGCCACTGGTCGCCTACTATGTCAGCCAGTCTGCCGAGACCGAAGACCGGCTTGAGGTCGCCGATTCCGTTTCCAGCGAACTCCGCAAGATTGCCCGCCGCACGTGGCGATATTTCGAGACGTTCACGACCGCCGAACAGAACTACCTGCCGCCGGACAATGTTCAGGAAACGCCGCATGTGATCGTGGCGACGCGCACGTCTCCGACCAATATCGGCGTCTACCTGCTATCCGTCGTCTCCGGCCGCCATTTCGGATGGTTCTCCTTCGAGGAAACCATCGAGCGGCTCGAACAGACGATCGCAACGATCGACAGGATGGAGAAGTTCCGCGGGCACCTGTTCAACTGGTATCACACCGATACGCTCGAGACGCTTGGACCGCGCTATGTTTCCGCAGTCGATAGCGGCAACCTTGCTGGCCACCTCATCGCGATCTCGTCCGCCTGCCGCGACTGGGCGGAAGCGCCGTCAGCTCATATGCAGGGCAACCTCGACGGCGTCGGCGATACTGCCGGCATCCTTGCAGAAGTGCTGTCCGAGCTGCCGGACGATCGCAAGACGGTTCGCCCGCTGCGCCGTCGCCTGGAGGAACGAATCATCGGCTTCCAGAACGCGCTGGCCGCAGTCAAGCGCGAGCACGAGTTCGCATCCATTCGCATCATCAACCTCGCCGTACTGGCGCGTGATATTCAGAAGCTCGCTGCCAACCTCGACCACGAAGTAAAGTCTGCTTTGAGCGTCGAAGTCACGCGCTGGGCGGAGTCTCTGGTCAAGATCTGCGAAGCCCACATCTCCGACAGCACTTTTGATCTATCCAACATCGACGCGTTGCGTCCACGTCTGACTGCCTTGCGCGACAAGGCACGCGACCTCGCCTTCTCGATGGACTTTGGTTTCCTGTTCCGACCCGAGCGGCGCCTGCTCTCCATCGGCTACCGGGTGGAAAGCGGCGAACTCGATCAGGCGTGTTATGACCTACTGGCGTCGGAATGCCGCCTCACCAGCCTGTTCGGCATCGCCAAGGGCGACTTGCCGACAGAGCATTGGTACCGACTCGGCCGCCAGGTCGTTCCGGTTGGCTCGCGCGGTGCACTCGTCTCCTGGTCCGGCTCGATGTTCGAGTACCTCATGCCGCCGCTCGTCATGCAGGAGCGCGGCGGAGGCATCCTCAACCAGACCAACAATCTGGTCGTGGTCGAGCAAATGAACCATGCTCGCAAGCTGGGAATTCCGTGGGGTATTTCGGAAGCGGCGTTCAATGCGCGCGACCACAACCTGAACTACCAGTACACGAACTTCGGCGTACCATCGCTCGGCCTGAAGCGTGGCCTTGGCCACAACGCGGTTATCGCGCCCTATGCTTCGATCCTCGCCAGCCAGTACGATCCTGACGCGGCACTTGAGAACCTTCAGCGCCTGCGCAAGCTCGGCGCGCTCGGTAAGTTCGGCTTCCACGACGCCGTCGATTTTACGCCGACCCGCGTGCCCGAAGGTAAGACTTGCGCGGTCGTCTACAACTACTATGCTCACCATCACGGCATGTCGATCGCGGCCGTCGCGAACGTGGCCTTCAACGGCCACTTGCGCGAACTCTTCCACTCGGATCCGGTGATCGAGGCTGCCGAGCTCCTTCTCCAGGAGAAGGCACCGCGGGATATTCCGGTCATGAGTGGCAAGCACGAGTCCGATACGCCAGCCAGCATCCAGGACGACCTGTTGCGTCCTGAACTGCGCAAGATCTATGATCCGGCATCGCGCGACCGCGAGCTGGTCTTCCTCTCGAACGGCCACTACTCGCTGATGCTGACTGCAACCGGCGCCGGCTATTCCAGGTGGAACGGCCAGTCGGTCTCCCGTTGGAAAGCCGATCCAACCGAGGATCGCTGGGGTAGCTTCATCTTCCTGCGCGATACCGCAACCAACGAATGGTGGTCGGCGACCGCGGAGCCAAAGAGCGTCGAAGGCGAGCAGGTCAGGGTTCTCCTTGCCGACGAAAAGGCGGAGTTCACCAAGACCGTCGGTGACCTTACCAGTGAGGTCGAGTGCATCGTCGCCACTGAGCACGACGCCGAAGGCCGACGCCTGACGCTCGTCAACAGCGGAACGGAGGATCGCTTCATCGAGGTGACCTCGTATCTCGAACCGGTTCTGGCGACGGACGATGTCGACAACGCACACCCGGCGTTTGCCCGGATGTTCGTCAAGACGGAAATCGGCAAACGCGGTGACGTCATCCGCGTCGAGCGCAACAAGCGCGATCCGAACGAGCCGAACATGGCCGTTGCTCACCTTATCGTCGACAACTCCGGTTCTTCGCGCCACACCGAGTTCGAGACCGACCGCCGCAAGTTCCTCGGACGGGGACGCACCCTCTCGAATGCTGCCGTTTTCGACCCTGGCGCGACCCTTTCCGGCACCGACGGCTTCGTTCTCGACCCGGTTCTCTCCCTTCGCCGCACGGTCCGCGTGCCGCCCGGCAAGAAAGTCAGCGTCATCTTCTGGACTGTCGCTGCCCCGAGCCGCAATGAGGTGGACCAGGCCGTTGATCGGTATCGCCACGCGGACGCCTTCAACCACGAGCTCGTCCAGGCATGGACCCGCACGCAGGTGCAGATGCGCCATGTCGGCGTCACGTCGCAGCAGGCGGTAGCCTTCCAGCATCTCGGCCGCCACCTGGTTTATCCGGATATGTATCTGCGCGCCGATGCGGCCGCAGTCGCCGCCGGCATGCAGTCGCAGTCGTCGCTTTGGCCGCTGGCAATTTCGGGGGATTTCCCGATCTTCACCCTGCGCGTCAATGATGACATGGATCTCGACATTGTCAGAGAGGCATTGCTTGCGCAGGAATACCTTCGCTCGCGTGGCGTCACCGCCGATCTGGTCATCATGAACGAGCGCGCCTCATCCTATGCGCAGGACATGCAGCACGCCGTCGACCAGATGGCAGAAAACGTTCGCCGTATGGGTCAGGCCGATGGCTTGCGTCAGCACATTTTTACGGTCCGCAAGGATCTGATGGAAGAGTCGACATATCACGCCCTCATCTCCGCCTCGCGCGTGACCTTCCACGCCAAGAACGGCAAGATTATCGATCAGATCAATCGCGCCGTCGCGCTCTTTTCCCCAAGCAAGGAAGAGCAGCAGGAACTGGAACGCGCCGACCGGGCAAAGACGCCTGTCAAGCTGGTCGCCGCGGCACCCGCCTCATCGCCGTCAAAGGTGGTGATCGAGGAGGAAGGCGACCTTAATTTCTGGAACGGCATCGGCGGTTTTGCCGTCGACGGTCGCGAATATGTCGTGCGCCTTCCCGGGGGTCACGCGACGCCTCATCCGTGGATCAATGTGATCTCGAATGAGAAATTCGGCTTCCACGTGTCTGCGGAAGGAGCGGGTTTCACGTGGAGCGTAAACTCGCGCGATTATCAGCTGACCTCGTGGTCGAATGACGCGGTCATCAACCGCCCAGGTGAAGCGATTTACGTCGTCGATCGCGAGAGCGGCGCGGTGTTGACCCCGTTCGCGAGCCTCTCGGAGCGTCAGGATATTCGCTTCGAAGCACGACATGGTCTGGGCTATTCCGTATTCTCCAGCGTCCAGAACGAAATCGCGCTTGAGGTCACGCAAACCGTCGATCGCGAGAAACCGGTCAAGCTGCAGCGGATCCGGCTACGCAATACCGGCTCCAGACCAAGAAAGCTGCGGCTCTACGGCTACGTCGAGTGGGTTCTGGGCAACAACGCGCAGAAGTCTGCACCGTTCATCCTCTCTGAGCACGACGAGGAGACGGGCGCGCTGCTGGCGAGCAACAACTACAGCATCGATTATTCCGGTCGCGTGACTTTCTTTGTGGCCAGCGAGAAGCCATCGAGCTTTACCGCCAGCCGTCGAGAATTTATCGGCAAAACAGGTACGATCCAGACACCGCATGCACTGAGTTCGGTGGCCAACCTTTCCGGCACGACCGAACTCGACGGCGACCCGGCAGCGGTTCTGGCGATCGATATCGAGATCGGACCGGACGAGGAGCGGGATGTCTGCTTCTTCCTCGGCGAGACCGAGACGAAGGCCGAGGCGAGGGCGTTGATCAGCGATATCCGCAAGATCGCCTTCGAGGACGTTGTCCAGGCAAACCGTGCCTTCTGGCAGGGTTTCACTGGGAAGCTGCAGGTTTTCACGCCCGATCAGAGCATGAACAATCTGATCAATACGTGGCTGCCCTACCAGAGCCTTGGCTGCCGTATCATGGCGCGTACGGCCTTCTATCAGGCGAGCGGTGCCTTCGGCTTCCGCGACCAGTTGCAGGATACATTGGCATTCGTCATCCATGAGCCGTCGATTGCCCGCAAGCAGATCCTGAACGCCGCCTCGCGTCAGTTCCGTGAAGGTGACGTTCAGCACTGGTGGCTGCCCGGTACTGGCGCCGGCGTCCGGACAATGATCTCGGACGATGTTGTTTGGCTCGCCTACGCGATCCATCACTACTGCAGCGTTACGAGCGACAAGAGCGTCCTCGACGAGCAGCTCGCCTTCCTGGAAGGGCCGGCGCTCCTCGAGGGCCAGCACGATTCCTTCTATCTGCCTGAGGTCTCCGACGACACGGCGAGCGTCTACGAACACGCCGCCATCGCGCTTGATCTCGCGATCGCCCGGAAGGGAAAGAACGGGCTGCCGTTATTCCTTGGCGGCGACTGGAACGATGGCATGAACCGCGTCGGCATCGGCGGCCAGGGAACGAGCGTCTGGCTCGGCTGGTTCCTTGCGGGCGCGCTGCGCTCGTTTACCGCCTATGCGCGGGAGCGGGGCGACACGGCACGTGTCGAGCAGTGGACCAAGCACCTGGCAGAGCTTAAGGCTGCGCTTGAAACTGCAGCTTGGGATGGCGCCTACTACAGGCGTGGTACGTTTGACGACGGCAGCTTGCTTGGTTCGAAGGAAAGCCTCGAATGCCAGATCGACTCGATCGCCCAGTCCTGGAGTGTGCTATCCGGCGAAGGAGATCCGGCGCATGCTGCGAAGGCGATGAACTCGGTCTTGGATAAGTTGGTCGATCCCGAAGCGCGGATCATCCGCCTCTTTACCCCGCCCTTTGCTAACTCGGCTAAGGATCCGGGCTACATCAAGGCCTACCCGCCAGGTGTTCGCGAAAACGGTGGTCAGTACACCCATGCCGCGACCTGGGTCGTCATGGCGCTGGCCGAGCTTGGCCGCGGCGATGACGCTCTGCGTTGTTTCGAACTGCTCAATCCGATCAGCCATGCGCGTGACCCGGTTTCGGCGGAGCGCTATCGCGTCGAACCCTACATCATCGCAGCTGATGTCTACGGCGAGGGCACGCTCACCGGGCGCGGCGGCTGGACGTGGTACACGGGCTCGGCCGGGTGGCTCTACCGGGCGGTGACCGAGGGCATCCTTGGCATCCGGGTAAAGGACGGTTGCTTGTACGTGCGTCCGGCACTGCCGAGCACATGGGACGGCTTCTCTGCCGAGATCGAGCATGCGGGTGCTAAATATCTCATTTCGGTCTCAAAATCGTCCCATCCTAAAGGTTACGGTGTCACCATCAACGGACGCGAAGTCACCGATCCCGACGAGGGATATCCGGTCGGATAA
- a CDS encoding OpgC family protein: protein MAIALEGTISAKQSSVTIATPKRDTRLDVLRGLALITIFINHVPGQIFENLTTKNFGFSDAAEGFVLISGIAVGLAYGSRFQPGAWLQTATKATKRAFTLYLAHMITTFMTLALFLTGAWIFHRPGLLCEINILAVLTNLKAGIPSLLLLGHQIGYNNILPMYGALMLMVPIILLLNAASPLLALAVSGTVWLFAGVYEIAPHNMLIEGYWFLNPLSWQFLFTIGIVGMMHVRRGGKLPQHPILFALAAAYIVLSFAWVVGQLWSFGIALTSLGLPPVLTGFDKTFLSLPRLLHVLALTYLVINIPAISRLLQRSTDNPLTVLGRHSLSIFVAGTILAMVGQVVLYINNHDQIAGPVFVVIGIAIQFAYAYHLERKRRLEMGDHRRLPDRSMIPVPVRVDRWRDRR, encoded by the coding sequence ATGGCAATAGCGCTCGAAGGAACGATCAGCGCCAAGCAAAGTTCTGTGACGATAGCGACGCCGAAACGTGACACACGATTGGACGTTCTGCGCGGACTCGCGCTCATCACGATTTTCATCAATCATGTTCCCGGTCAGATTTTCGAGAACCTCACAACCAAGAATTTCGGCTTCTCGGATGCGGCCGAAGGCTTCGTCCTGATCTCCGGCATTGCCGTCGGTCTGGCCTACGGATCGCGCTTTCAGCCAGGGGCGTGGCTGCAGACGGCAACAAAAGCCACGAAGCGAGCATTCACGCTTTACCTGGCTCACATGATCACGACATTCATGACGCTCGCCCTATTTCTCACCGGCGCATGGATCTTCCATCGGCCCGGGCTTTTGTGTGAGATCAACATCCTTGCAGTCCTCACCAATTTGAAGGCCGGGATCCCCTCGTTGCTGCTACTCGGGCATCAGATCGGTTACAACAACATTCTGCCGATGTATGGCGCGTTGATGTTGATGGTCCCGATCATCCTTCTGCTCAATGCGGCAAGCCCCCTCCTTGCCCTCGCCGTTTCGGGCACTGTCTGGCTGTTTGCCGGCGTTTACGAGATTGCTCCGCATAACATGTTGATCGAAGGCTACTGGTTCCTCAATCCGTTGTCCTGGCAGTTCCTCTTTACGATCGGCATCGTCGGAATGATGCATGTGCGCCGCGGCGGCAAACTGCCGCAGCACCCAATTCTTTTTGCGCTCGCGGCCGCCTATATCGTGTTGTCCTTTGCCTGGGTTGTCGGTCAGCTCTGGAGCTTCGGAATCGCACTGACGTCGCTCGGGCTGCCGCCCGTACTGACGGGCTTCGACAAGACGTTCCTGTCGTTACCGAGGCTGCTGCACGTTTTGGCGTTGACCTATCTCGTCATCAACATTCCGGCGATCTCACGCCTGCTTCAACGGTCCACGGACAATCCGCTGACCGTCCTCGGTCGCCATTCGCTGAGCATCTTCGTCGCCGGCACCATTCTGGCGATGGTTGGTCAGGTCGTGCTCTACATCAACAATCACGATCAGATCGCCGGGCCAGTCTTCGTGGTCATCGGCATCGCCATCCAGTTCGCCTACGCCTACCATCTTGAGCGCAAGCGCAGGCTTGAGATGGGGGACCATAGGAGATTGCCCGATCGAAGCATGATTCCGGTTCCCGTGCGCGTCGATCGTTGGCGGGATCGGCGCTAG
- a CDS encoding aspartate-semialdehyde dehydrogenase: protein MGFKVAVAGATGNVGREMLNILSERGFPADEVVALASARSQGTEVSYGDKTLKVSNLENYDFSDTDICLMSAGGEVSKKWSPKIGAQGCVVIDNSSAWRYDADVPLIVPEVNPDAIAQFNKRNIIANPNCSTAQLVVALKPLHDFAKIKRVVVSTYQSVSGAGKDGMDELFNQTRAVFVADPIENKKFTKRIAFNVIPHIDSFMEDGYTKEEWKVLAETKKMLDPKIKVTCTAVRVPVFIGHSESVNIEFENEITADQARDILREAPGCLVIDKRENGGYITPYESAGEDATYISRIREDATVENGLNIWVVSDNLRKGAALNAIQIAELLINRGLVKPRKKAA from the coding sequence ATGGGTTTTAAAGTTGCAGTTGCGGGAGCGACCGGAAATGTTGGCCGGGAAATGCTCAACATCCTCTCCGAGCGCGGTTTCCCTGCCGACGAAGTCGTAGCGCTTGCGTCTGCGCGTTCGCAGGGCACTGAAGTTTCCTACGGCGACAAGACGCTGAAGGTCTCCAACCTTGAAAATTACGACTTCTCCGATACCGACATCTGCCTGATGTCGGCCGGCGGCGAGGTTTCCAAGAAGTGGTCGCCCAAGATTGGCGCCCAAGGCTGCGTCGTCATCGACAACTCGTCGGCATGGCGCTACGACGCGGACGTGCCGCTGATCGTTCCGGAAGTCAACCCGGACGCAATTGCCCAATTCAACAAGCGCAACATCATTGCCAACCCGAACTGCTCGACTGCACAGCTCGTCGTGGCGCTCAAGCCGCTGCACGACTTCGCCAAGATCAAGCGCGTGGTCGTTTCGACCTATCAGTCCGTTTCCGGCGCCGGCAAGGACGGCATGGACGAGCTGTTCAACCAAACGCGCGCCGTCTTCGTCGCGGATCCGATCGAGAACAAGAAGTTCACGAAGCGCATTGCCTTCAACGTCATCCCCCACATCGACAGCTTCATGGAAGACGGTTACACGAAGGAAGAGTGGAAGGTTCTCGCCGAGACCAAGAAGATGCTCGATCCCAAGATCAAGGTGACCTGCACGGCAGTTCGCGTTCCGGTCTTCATCGGCCACTCTGAATCGGTCAACATCGAATTCGAGAACGAGATCACCGCCGATCAGGCTCGCGACATCCTGCGCGAAGCTCCCGGCTGCCTCGTCATCGATAAGCGAGAGAACGGCGGTTACATCACGCCGTACGAGTCTGCCGGCGAAGACGCGACCTATATCTCGCGCATCCGCGAGGACGCGACGGTCGAGAACGGCCTGAATATTTGGGTGGTTTCCGACAACCTCCGCAAGGGGGCTGCTCTTAATGCGATACAGATCGCCGAGCTGCTTATCAATCGCGGACTTGTGAAGCCGCGCAAGAAGGCGGCCTAA